The genomic DNA GGGCGCTCGTGTTCCCCACTTCGCCGCTCACCGCGCGGCCGATCGGCCAGGACGAGACGGTCGAGTTCAATGGCCGGCAGGTGCCGACCTTCCTCGCCTTCATCCGCAACACGGACCCCGGCAGCAACGCCGGCATCCCCGGCATCAGCCTGCCGGCCGGGATCGCGAGCGATGGCCTGCCGGTGGGCCTCGCGCTCGATGCGCCGGCCGGCAGCGACCGGCAGCTGCTGGGCATCGCCGCCGCCATCGAGCGGGTGCTGCCGCGTGCCGCCATGCCTTCGATTTCCTGAGCCCCGACCCGCCCAAACATGAGGAGCCTCGTGATGAACCGTCGCCATTTCGTTTCGTTCGCAGCGGGCCTGACCGGCGCTGCGCTGGCCTCGCGCAATGCGTTCGCGGCCACGCCGCTGAAGGTCGCCGTGATGATCCCGCTGAGCGGGCCGGCCAGCCTGTTCGGCGCCTCGTCCAAGGCCTGCGCGGAGCTCGCGGTGGAGCAGATCAACGCGCGCGGCGGCATCCTCGGACGCAAGCTCGAGATCGCGATCGGCGACGCCGGCCTGCCGCCCGCCGAGGCCGCGCAGACCGCGCTCAAGCTGTGGAAGGGCGGCAAGTGCGAGGTCTTCATCGGCATGCACGACAGCGCCGTGCGCGGCGCGCTCAACGGCCTGTTCAAGGGCCAGGTGCCTTACTTCTACACGCCGGTGTACGAGGGCGGCGAATGCGCGGCGGGCGACTTCATGAACGGCGAGACGCCGTCGCAGCAGCTCGAGCCCGTGATCCCGTGGCTCACCGGCGAGCGCAAGATCAAGAAGTGGTACCTGATCGGCAACGACTACATCTGGGGCCGCAACACCAACGGTGCCGCCAAGGGCTACATCGCCCGGGCCGGCGCGCAGGTGGTCGGCGACGAGTACGTCGCCTTCACCGTCGACAACTTCGACTCGAGCCTGGCGCGCATCCGCGACTCGGGCGCCGACGCGGTGCTGGTGTCGCTGGTGGGCGGCTCGTCGGTCACCTTCAACAAGGCCTTCGCCGGCTTCGGCCTGGCCGACAAGGCGGTGCGGCTCGGATCGCTGATCGAGGAGAACACGCTGGCCGGCATCGGCAACGAGAACGCGAAGAACCTGTACGCCAGCATGGGCTATTTCTCGACGCTGACGACACCCGGCGCCACCGCCTTCGCCGCGGCCTATGCCAAGCGCTTCGGCGACAAGGCGCCGATGCTCAACGGCCTGGCCGAATCGACTTACGAAGGCTTCCTCATGCTGGATGCGATCGCGACCAAGGCCGGCGACCTGAACGTGGCCAAGATGGAGCGCGCAAGCGAAGGTGCGACCTACCAGGGCCCGCGCGGCACCGTGACGATGCATGCGCGCCATGTCGACCAGGACATCTTCGTGGCCGACGTGAATGCCAAGGGCTTCAACATCGTGAAGACCTTCTCGCACGTGCCTTCGGGCCAGAGCTGCAAGGCCTGAGCAACGCACGCACCGCAGGCGAGCGATCGAGCCGATGGACAACAACGCGCTGCTGCTGCAGCTGCTGAACATCGCCTACCAGCTGTCGACGCTGGCTCTGATCACGCTCGGCCTCGCCGTGGTGTTCGGGCTGCTCGGCGTGCTGAACATGGCGCACGGCGAGTTCGTGATGCTGGGTGCCTACTCGGTGGTGGTGGTGCAGGGCCTCGGGCTGCCGCTCCTGTGCGCGGTACCGCTGGCGATGGTCGTCTGCGCGGCCATCGGCTGGGTGGTCGAGCGCTGGCTGATCCGGCCGCTCTATGCGCGGCCCTTCGACACGCTGCTTGCGACCTGGGCGCTGGCGCTGCTGATCCGCAAGGGTGTCGAAAGCCTCTTCGGCAAGGGCTACCGCAATGTCGAGACGCAGATGGCCGCGCCCGTGTCTTTCTTGGGCGTCAGCTATCCGGCCTACCGGCTCGCGCTGATCGCGATGGTGATCGCGATCATGGTCCTGCTGGTGCGCTGGTACCGCGGCAGTTCGGCCGGCCTGCGCGTGCGTGCGATGACCGGCAATCCGGTGCTCGCGCAGGCGCTCGGCATCGACACCGAGCGGCTGGCTTCGCGTGCCTTCGTCGTCGGCGTGACGCTGGCAGGCCTTGCGGGCGTGATGCTCGCGCCGCTGGTGCGCATCGAGCCCGGCATCGGCGTCGACTACTTGCTCGACTCGTTCTTCGTGCTCGTGGTCGGCGGGCTCGGCACGCTCTCGGGCCTGGGCGGCGGCGTGGCCGTGATCGGCGGCACCAAGGCCGTGGTGTCCGGCCTCGCGGACCAGACCAGCGGCTATGCCGTCGTGCTCGTCCTTTCCATTCTGTTCCTCTGGCTGCGACCCCATGGACTCTTCGGACGCCGTTGAGCGCACCGGCCTCGCGATCAGCGCCGGGCCTGCGCTGAAGCCATGGATCGGCACCTTCGCGCTGGCCCTCGGCCTGATCGCGGTGCCGCTGGTGGCGGACAACTTCGTCGCCTACGAGATCGCGCTGTTCCTGATCTACGGCATCGCGACGCAGGGCGTGGCGCTGTGCTGGGGCCAGTGCGGCTTCCTGCCGCTGGGCCATGCGCTGTTCTTCGGCCTTGGCGCCTACCTCGCGGGTGGCATCCTCAAGGCGGCCGAGCAGGGCAGTGCGTGGCTGGCGCTGCTGCCGATCGCGGTGCTGCTGCCGGCGGCTCTGGCGTGGCTGATCGCGCACCTGGTGTTCGTGCGCAATGCGCGCAGCGGGCCCTTCTTCTCGCTGATCACGCTCGCGGCCACCATGCTCGGCTTTCTCGCGGCCCAGCAGTGGAGCGCGGTCACCGGCGGCTTCAACGGCCTCTCGGGCATCCCGGAGCTGCCGGGCACCGAGCGCTTCACCACGCTGTACTGGGTGATCGCGGCGGTCGCCGTCGCCAGCACCGCCGGGCTGACGCTGCTGATGCGCCGGCCGATCGGCGTGCTCTGGCGCGCCATCGCGCAGAACGAGGACCGGCTCCAGTTCTTCGGCTTCGCGACCCATCGCTGGAAGGCCGGCGCCTTCGCGCTGTCGGCCGCGCTGGCGGCGCTGGCGGGCCTGCTGTTCGCGGCCCACCAGGGCATCGTCACGCCGCTGGCGACGGACTACGTGCTGGCCACCCAGTTCGTGATCTGGGCGGCCGTCGGCGGCAAGGCGAGTCCGCTCGGTGCCTTGCTCGGTGCCGTCATCGTCGGCTATGCCTCGTCGGAACTGCGCGATCACTTCAGCGCCTGGGAGGTGATCGTCGGCATCGCGTTCATGGGCGTGGTGCGCTTCCTGCCGAACGGCGTCGCGGGATGGTTCGAGCGCTGGCGCCGGGCCGAGGCGGCGCCCCACGCGGTGCCGGCGCCCGCGGCACCGCTGCGCGGCCTGCCGTCGCTGGTCTTCGAGGAGGTCGCCACCGGGCATGCGGGCGTGACGATCCTCGACGGGTTGACGCTCGCGTTGCAGGGGCCGGGCATCCGCTGCGTGATCGGTCCCAACGGCGCTGGCAAGACCTCGTCCTTCAACGTGATGACCGGCCGGCTGCCGGTGCGCGGCGGCCGCATCCATTTGCATGGCGAGGACATCTCGGGCTGGCCCGCATGGCGCGTGGCGCGCCGCGCGGTGGGCCGCAAGTTCCAGATCCCGGCGGTGTTCGCCGAGCTCAGCGTGCGGCAGAACCTCGCCATCGCCTTGTGGGCCGAGCGGCTCGGCGGGTGGCAGGCCTTCGCGCGCGCGCCGCTCGGCTGGCACTCGCCGATGGAGGACGAGATGCTGGGCCTGTTCCCGATGCTGCAGAGGCAGCTCGATCTGCCCGCGGGCCGGCTCGCGCAGGGCGACCGGCAGGCGCTCGAATTCGTGATGACCGTGCTGCCCGAGCCGCGTCTGTTGCTGCTGGACGAGCCGTGCGCCGGCCTGTCGCCCGCGGAGACGCGGCGCATGATCGATGCCATCAAGGTGGCCGCGCGCCGGCTCGATGCCGCGGCGCTGGTCATCGAGCACGACATGAGCGCGGTCGCGGTCATCGCCGGCCACGTGTATGTGCTCCACCAGGGCCGGCTGCTGGCCGAGGGCAGCCTGGCCGAGGTGCAGGCCGATGCCCGGGTGCGCGCGGTCTATGCGGGAGGCAGCAAGTGACCGAGGGCTTCGTCTTCGACGGCGTGGTCGCGGGCTACGGCGACACCACGGTGCTGCGCGGCATCGGCGGCGCGGTCCGGCCGGGCCGCGTGCTCGGCGTGCTGGGCCGTAATGGCGTGGGCAAGACGACGTTGATGCGCGCGCTGGCCGGCTTCCTGCCGCTGATGGGCGGCAGCGTGCGCTTCGGCCCGCGCGAGCTGGCGAAGGTGCCCGCGCATGCGCGCCTCGCGGCGGGCATCGCCTACAGCCCGCAGGAGGACACGGTGTTCACCGAGCTCAGCGTCGGCGAGAACCTGCGGCTGCATCTGGCCGATGGCGGCATGGCGCGCTATGCGCCTTACTTCGAGGCCTTTCCGCGCCTGGCCGAACGCGGTGCGCAGCGGGCCGGATCACTCAGCGGCGGCGAGCGCAAGCTGCTCGCCTTCACGCGCACGCTGGCGCTGGATGCGGCGGTCACGCTGATGGACGAACCGACCGAGGGCGTGCAGCCGGAGAACATCGAGCGCATGTCGCGCCTGGTGCGCGCGCGTTGTGAGGCGGGGGGCGGCTTCGTCATCGTCGAGCAGAACCTGTCCTTCGTGCTCGGCACGGCCGACGAGGTGCTGCTGCTGGACCATGGGGAGGCCGTGCTCGCGGGGCCGATCGGCGGATTCTCCAGGAGCGACCTCGAGGGCCGCCTCGTCGTGTGAGGCTCGGAGCGCGGGCCTACGGCAGCTGCGCGGGCATCGTCTCCACGCCCCATTCGGCGCGCATGCCCGACAGCATGAGCCCGGTGTGCGTGTGCGCCGCAGCGACTTCGGCCGCCTCGTGCGAGCGCAGCGCGGCGACGCCGGAGGCGGTGGCCGAATTGTAGGTTGGCAACGGGCCGCGCGCATAGTCGACGACGGTGGGCGTGTCGCCCGGCTGTCCCGAGACGATGATCGTCCAGTAGTAGTGCCCGGGGATGGGCTCGTCGACGATCAGCTCCAGATTGTTCTTCATCATTGTCCGGTGGGTGGAGGCCATGCCGTATTGGGCGTGCAAACGCCGCAGGGCGGGGAGTGCGGATTTCACGGATCGGCGAATCGTCGGTAAAGATGCGGCCGCGACGACACAGCCGCGGCGCGGGTTCAGAATGGCGAGCCGGCAGCCCGCGCTGCGTTCAACCAGGTGCCACGCCATGCCCCAGCACATCGGAATCGTCGGCTGCTCCGCGGAAGGAGCGGCCCTTTGCTATCGCACGATCTGCGCCGAAGGCGCGCAGTTCCTCGGCCCGCACGCGCATCCCGAAGTCTCGATGCATACCTTCTCGCTCGCCGACTACACGCAGTGCCTCGACCGCGGCGACCTCGCGGGCGTGGGCGAGCTGATGCTCGGCTCGGCGCACAAGCTCGCGAGGGCGGGCGCCGACTTCCTGATCTGCCCCGACAACACCATCCACCAGGCTTTTTCGCATGTGCAGGCGCGCTCGCCGCTGCCGTGGCTGCACATCGCCGAGGTGGCTGCGGCCGAAGCCGTGCGGCGCGGCTTCGGCCGGCTCGCCATCACCGGCACGCGCTGGCTCGTGGACAGCGAGGTCTATCCCGAGAAGCTCGCAGCGCGCGGCCTTGCGTACGTGCGCCCGAGCGTGGAGGACCGCACGGACATCCATCGCATCATCATGGACGAGCTGGTCCGCGGCATCTTCGAGCCGGCGTCGGTGGCCAGCTTCCAGCGCGTCATCGCGCGCCTGAAGGACGAGGGCTGCGATGCCGTGGTGCTCGGCTGCACCGAGATCCCGCTGATCATCGACGACACCAACTCGCCGCTGCCGACGCTCGATTCGACGCGCCTGCTGGCGCGCGCCGCGCTGCGCCGCGCGGTCGAGGCCGACACGGCCCGGCGCTGAAGGCCGTTCGCGCGCAACCCCCGTTTCTCCCACCAAGGACCTGCCATGCTCAAGATCTCCGGTTTGTATGCCTACGTTCCTGCCCACGACGTCGAACGCTGCCGCGCCTTTTATGCCGACACGCTCGGGCTCGGCCCGGGCCGCAAGGCCGGCCCCGGCTATACCTTCGAGTGCGCGAAGGGCACCGCCTTCTTCGTCTATCCGACGCCCAACGCGGGAACCAACCAGGCCAGCTGCGCGTTCTGGCAGGTCGACGACGTGGAAGCCGTGGTCGCGTGGCTGAAGGGCCGCGGCGTCGTGTTCGAAAGTTATCCGATGCCCGAGAGCGCGCCCGGCAGCAACGTCTATCCGAACCAGGGCGCCAAGGCCGCGTGGTTCAAGGACACCGAAGGCAACATCATGGCGGTGGTGGAAAGCAGCTACTGAATCGGAGACTTGCGATGGCGACATTCCTGTTGATTCACGGCGCCTGGTCGGCCGCATGGGCCTGGAAGAAGCTGCGCGCGCCGATGCGCGATCGCGGCCACGAACTCTTCACGCCGACCCACACCGGGCTCGGCGAACGCGCGCATCTCGCGCGGCCCGAGATCGACCTCGAGGCGCATATCGCCGACGTGCTGGCCGTGATCGAGTTCGAGGATCTGCACGACCTGGTCGTGGTCGGCCACAGCTATGGCGGCATGGTGGCGACGGGCGTGGTCGACCGCGTGCACGAGCGCGTCAGGCGCCTGGTCTACCTCGACGCCTTCGTGCCGCGCGATGGCCAGTCGGTCTTCGATCTGCTCGGCGAGCCGACGCACCAGCAGGCGATCGCGCTGGCGCGCCAGGGCGGCGACGGTTGGCGCGTGCCGCCCAATCCGATGCCGCCCGACACGCCCGAGGCCGACAAGGCCTGGGCCATGCCGCGCCGCCGGATGCAGCCGCTGCGCACGCTGGAGCAGCGCCTGCCGCTGACCGGCGCGGTGGATCGCGTGCGCCGCTCGTACATCTACTGCACGCGCGTCGCGCCCGGCGATCCGTTCCGGCCTTTCGCGCAGCGCGCGCAGGCCGAGGGCTGGGACTACCGCGCGCTCGATGCCAGTCACAACCCGCAGATCACGATGCCGGAGACCTTGGCAGACGTGTTCGACGAGATCGCGCGATAGGCCGGCTCGTCGCATTGGCGGCGATGGCGGCTCCGATGCGTGCGCCATCGCACCGAAGCGATCACGCCTGAACGCAGTCGCTTGGAAATTTGCTGAACATGGCCGCTTTCATGTTCGTATATCTCCCAGATTGAAAGAGTGACCGCCTGTAC from Variovorax sp. PBL-E5 includes the following:
- a CDS encoding branched-chain amino acid ABC transporter permease, which gives rise to MDNNALLLQLLNIAYQLSTLALITLGLAVVFGLLGVLNMAHGEFVMLGAYSVVVVQGLGLPLLCAVPLAMVVCAAIGWVVERWLIRPLYARPFDTLLATWALALLIRKGVESLFGKGYRNVETQMAAPVSFLGVSYPAYRLALIAMVIAIMVLLVRWYRGSSAGLRVRAMTGNPVLAQALGIDTERLASRAFVVGVTLAGLAGVMLAPLVRIEPGIGVDYLLDSFFVLVVGGLGTLSGLGGGVAVIGGTKAVVSGLADQTSGYAVVLVLSILFLWLRPHGLFGRR
- a CDS encoding branched-chain amino acid ABC transporter ATP-binding protein/permease is translated as MDSSDAVERTGLAISAGPALKPWIGTFALALGLIAVPLVADNFVAYEIALFLIYGIATQGVALCWGQCGFLPLGHALFFGLGAYLAGGILKAAEQGSAWLALLPIAVLLPAALAWLIAHLVFVRNARSGPFFSLITLAATMLGFLAAQQWSAVTGGFNGLSGIPELPGTERFTTLYWVIAAVAVASTAGLTLLMRRPIGVLWRAIAQNEDRLQFFGFATHRWKAGAFALSAALAALAGLLFAAHQGIVTPLATDYVLATQFVIWAAVGGKASPLGALLGAVIVGYASSELRDHFSAWEVIVGIAFMGVVRFLPNGVAGWFERWRRAEAAPHAVPAPAAPLRGLPSLVFEEVATGHAGVTILDGLTLALQGPGIRCVIGPNGAGKTSSFNVMTGRLPVRGGRIHLHGEDISGWPAWRVARRAVGRKFQIPAVFAELSVRQNLAIALWAERLGGWQAFARAPLGWHSPMEDEMLGLFPMLQRQLDLPAGRLAQGDRQALEFVMTVLPEPRLLLLDEPCAGLSPAETRRMIDAIKVAARRLDAAALVIEHDMSAVAVIAGHVYVLHQGRLLAEGSLAEVQADARVRAVYAGGSK
- a CDS encoding VOC family protein, whose protein sequence is MLKISGLYAYVPAHDVERCRAFYADTLGLGPGRKAGPGYTFECAKGTAFFVYPTPNAGTNQASCAFWQVDDVEAVVAWLKGRGVVFESYPMPESAPGSNVYPNQGAKAAWFKDTEGNIMAVVESSY
- a CDS encoding ATP-binding cassette domain-containing protein; this encodes MTEGFVFDGVVAGYGDTTVLRGIGGAVRPGRVLGVLGRNGVGKTTLMRALAGFLPLMGGSVRFGPRELAKVPAHARLAAGIAYSPQEDTVFTELSVGENLRLHLADGGMARYAPYFEAFPRLAERGAQRAGSLSGGERKLLAFTRTLALDAAVTLMDEPTEGVQPENIERMSRLVRARCEAGGGFVIVEQNLSFVLGTADEVLLLDHGEAVLAGPIGGFSRSDLEGRLVV
- a CDS encoding aspartate/glutamate racemase family protein, with translation MPQHIGIVGCSAEGAALCYRTICAEGAQFLGPHAHPEVSMHTFSLADYTQCLDRGDLAGVGELMLGSAHKLARAGADFLICPDNTIHQAFSHVQARSPLPWLHIAEVAAAEAVRRGFGRLAITGTRWLVDSEVYPEKLAARGLAYVRPSVEDRTDIHRIIMDELVRGIFEPASVASFQRVIARLKDEGCDAVVLGCTEIPLIIDDTNSPLPTLDSTRLLARAALRRAVEADTARR
- a CDS encoding alpha/beta fold hydrolase — protein: MATFLLIHGAWSAAWAWKKLRAPMRDRGHELFTPTHTGLGERAHLARPEIDLEAHIADVLAVIEFEDLHDLVVVGHSYGGMVATGVVDRVHERVRRLVYLDAFVPRDGQSVFDLLGEPTHQQAIALARQGGDGWRVPPNPMPPDTPEADKAWAMPRRRMQPLRTLEQRLPLTGAVDRVRRSYIYCTRVAPGDPFRPFAQRAQAEGWDYRALDASHNPQITMPETLADVFDEIAR
- a CDS encoding substrate-binding domain-containing protein, whose protein sequence is MNRRHFVSFAAGLTGAALASRNAFAATPLKVAVMIPLSGPASLFGASSKACAELAVEQINARGGILGRKLEIAIGDAGLPPAEAAQTALKLWKGGKCEVFIGMHDSAVRGALNGLFKGQVPYFYTPVYEGGECAAGDFMNGETPSQQLEPVIPWLTGERKIKKWYLIGNDYIWGRNTNGAAKGYIARAGAQVVGDEYVAFTVDNFDSSLARIRDSGADAVLVSLVGGSSVTFNKAFAGFGLADKAVRLGSLIEENTLAGIGNENAKNLYASMGYFSTLTTPGATAFAAAYAKRFGDKAPMLNGLAESTYEGFLMLDAIATKAGDLNVAKMERASEGATYQGPRGTVTMHARHVDQDIFVADVNAKGFNIVKTFSHVPSGQSCKA